One genomic segment of Actinoplanes ianthinogenes includes these proteins:
- a CDS encoding ATP-dependent DNA helicase — protein MVEAIEKAIKDRTHLLVQAGTGTGKSLGYLTPALLVEGPVVVSTATLALQNQLVEHDLPRLATAVEPVLGRKPTFAVLKGRHHYLCMAKLEHADSEAPTDTLFDDAPAPKAGQWLGEAGKIGKQVVRIRKWADKTQTGDRDELDPGVDESAWRAVSMPARDCVGAAKCPYGQECFAEASRVRAREADIVVTNHSLLAVDMLAERHIIPPHKLLVVDEAHELAERVSSASQAELTPDAIERAGRRARTLVPPAAAESLAEAADALTVALADVPAGRLTGGLPDPLRQAVTVLESATRAALTGIGDIKSDDPDPVRKQQAKAVLDELSTTAQRLLEEDDFDVAWVEKSDLGAGRRALVVAPLSVAGTLAQALYSDRTVVAASATLTLGGRFDTVARSLGLPVATAEASEGDGWTSLDVGSPFDYPKQGILYVAAHLPRPMASGLPDAAGEELVKLVQALGGRTLGLFSSRKAATQAAELLRAKTDLPILLQGEETLPILVRKFREEQASCLFGVMSLWQGVDVPGDSCQLVVIDRLPFPRPDEPLAAARSAAVDAAGGSGFASVSVPIAAVRLAQGVGRLIRSTGDKGVVAVLDSRLETARSYGTFLRKSLPPFWYTTRSEVAMGALTRLAQS, from the coding sequence ATGGTGGAGGCGATCGAGAAAGCGATCAAGGACCGGACACACCTGCTCGTCCAGGCCGGCACGGGCACCGGCAAGAGCCTGGGTTACCTGACTCCCGCGCTGCTCGTCGAGGGTCCCGTGGTCGTCTCCACGGCCACCCTCGCCCTGCAAAATCAACTGGTCGAGCACGACCTTCCCCGGCTGGCCACCGCGGTCGAGCCGGTCCTCGGGCGCAAGCCGACCTTCGCCGTCCTCAAGGGCCGGCACCACTACCTCTGCATGGCCAAGCTGGAGCACGCCGACTCCGAGGCGCCCACCGACACCCTCTTCGACGACGCGCCCGCGCCCAAGGCCGGGCAGTGGCTGGGCGAGGCGGGCAAGATCGGCAAGCAGGTCGTCCGGATCCGCAAATGGGCCGACAAGACCCAGACCGGTGACCGCGACGAGCTCGACCCCGGCGTCGACGAGAGCGCGTGGCGGGCGGTCTCCATGCCGGCCCGCGACTGCGTCGGCGCGGCCAAGTGTCCTTATGGGCAGGAGTGCTTCGCCGAGGCGTCCCGGGTGCGCGCCCGCGAGGCCGACATCGTGGTCACCAACCACAGCCTGCTCGCCGTCGACATGCTCGCCGAGCGGCACATCATCCCGCCGCACAAGCTGCTCGTCGTCGACGAGGCGCACGAGCTGGCCGAGCGGGTCTCGTCCGCCTCGCAGGCCGAGCTCACCCCGGACGCGATCGAGCGGGCCGGCCGCCGCGCGCGCACCCTGGTCCCGCCGGCCGCCGCCGAGTCGCTCGCCGAGGCGGCCGACGCGCTCACCGTGGCCCTCGCCGACGTGCCGGCCGGCCGGCTCACCGGCGGCCTGCCCGACCCGCTCCGGCAGGCGGTCACCGTGCTGGAGTCGGCCACCCGGGCCGCGCTCACCGGGATCGGCGACATCAAGTCCGACGATCCCGACCCGGTGCGCAAACAGCAGGCCAAAGCGGTTCTCGACGAGCTCTCCACCACCGCCCAGCGGCTGCTGGAGGAGGACGACTTCGACGTGGCCTGGGTGGAGAAATCCGACCTCGGCGCCGGGCGGCGGGCGCTCGTGGTCGCGCCGCTCTCGGTGGCCGGCACGCTCGCCCAGGCGTTGTACTCCGACCGCACGGTGGTGGCCGCCTCGGCGACGCTGACCCTGGGCGGCCGCTTCGACACCGTCGCCCGGTCGCTGGGGCTGCCGGTCGCCACCGCGGAGGCGTCCGAGGGGGACGGCTGGACCTCGCTGGACGTCGGTTCCCCGTTCGACTATCCGAAACAGGGGATTCTGTACGTCGCGGCGCACCTGCCCCGGCCGATGGCCTCCGGCCTGCCCGACGCCGCCGGCGAGGAGCTGGTGAAGCTCGTGCAGGCGCTGGGCGGGCGCACGCTCGGGCTGTTCTCCTCGCGCAAGGCGGCCACCCAGGCGGCCGAGCTGCTCCGGGCCAAGACCGACCTGCCGATCCTGCTCCAGGGCGAGGAGACGCTGCCGATTCTGGTCCGCAAGTTCCGGGAGGAGCAGGCCAGCTGCCTGTTCGGGGTGATGTCGCTCTGGCAGGGCGTGGACGTGCCCGGCGACTCGTGCCAGCTCGTGGTGATCGACCGGCTGCCATTCCCGCGCCCGGACGAGCCACTCGCGGCGGCCCGCTCGGCGGCGGTGGACGCGGCCGGCGGCTCCGGGTTCGCCTCGGTGAGCGTCCCGATCGCGGCGGTGCGGCTGGCCCAGGGCGTGGGCCGGCTGATCCGGTCGACCGGGGACAAGGGCGTGGTCGCGGTCCTGGACTCGCGCCTGGAGACGGCCCGGAGCTACGGCACGTTCCTGCGCAAGTCCCTGCCCCCGTTCTGGTACACGACGCGCTCCGAGGTGGCGATGGGCGCGCTCACCCGCCTCGCCCAAAGCTGA
- the mtfM gene encoding small membrane protein MtfM, with translation MVTEIGFVSLLVAAMGALAGGFGYLAMRISRGRW, from the coding sequence ATGGTTACGGAGATCGGGTTCGTGAGCCTGCTGGTCGCCGCGATGGGCGCACTGGCGGGCGGTTTCGGTTATCTGGCGATGCGTATTTCGAGGGGGCGTTGGTGA
- a CDS encoding NUDIX hydrolase, producing MPLPPAMMQRARDFTGPAAPARPAATVVLLRPSGDAFQVYVLRRRTSMAFGGVYAFPGGAVDPSDRPETLRDDWAERLGVPQEQARAVVGAAARELFEEAGVVLAGPAAEPDRTVAGTEDPAWESDRAAVLRRELTMAELLERRGLRLRDDLLLPWARWITPEFEPKRFDTWFFVALLPESQDARDVSGEADRTAWIDPRDAAGLPMLPPTRHTLNQIAAGGSIPGVVDASAHRDAANPVMPRIDVAADGTATLTL from the coding sequence ATGCCGCTTCCGCCCGCGATGATGCAGAGGGCCCGGGATTTCACCGGTCCGGCCGCGCCGGCCCGCCCGGCCGCCACGGTGGTCCTGCTGAGGCCGTCCGGCGACGCCTTCCAGGTGTACGTGTTGCGCCGGCGGACCTCGATGGCGTTCGGCGGTGTCTACGCGTTCCCGGGCGGCGCGGTCGACCCGTCCGATCGGCCGGAGACGCTGCGCGACGACTGGGCCGAGCGCCTCGGCGTGCCGCAGGAGCAGGCCCGCGCCGTGGTCGGCGCGGCAGCCAGGGAGCTGTTCGAGGAGGCCGGGGTGGTGCTGGCCGGCCCGGCCGCGGAGCCGGACCGCACGGTGGCCGGCACCGAGGACCCGGCCTGGGAGTCGGACCGGGCCGCGGTGCTGCGCCGCGAGCTGACCATGGCCGAGCTGCTGGAGCGCCGGGGGCTGCGGCTGCGCGACGACCTGCTGCTGCCGTGGGCCCGGTGGATCACCCCGGAGTTCGAGCCGAAACGGTTCGACACCTGGTTCTTCGTGGCGCTGCTGCCGGAGTCGCAGGACGCCCGGGACGTCTCCGGCGAGGCCGACCGGACTGCCTGGATCGACCCGCGGGACGCGGCCGGCCTGCCGATGCTGCCGCCCACCCGGCACACCCTCAACCAGATCGCGGCGGGCGGCTCGATCCCCGGGGTGGTGGACGCCTCCGCGCACCGCGACGCCGCCAACCCGGTGATGCCGAGGATCGACGTCGCCGCGGACGGAACGGCCACGCTGACGCTGTGA
- the pstA gene encoding phosphate ABC transporter permease PstA has protein sequence MTPDNIRSRTFPLAANLGVAAGALVLAAAVVLGTGIGNWVLVVVLAGVLYLVGLNIFAARVEGKRAARNRMWQAMIYTACVLAVLPLASVVWTLVSKGLERLDGDFFGSSMANIGARDANGGAYHAIIGTLEQVGIATLFAVPLGVLGAIYLVEYGKGRFAGTVRFFVDVMTGIPSIVAGLFILSFWVLIVSPWFNDGNPEYSGFAAALALTVLMLPTIVRSTEEMLRLVPGPLREGAYALGVPQWKTILKVVLPTAAPGIVTGVMLAIARAAGETAPVLLVAGGLARINFDPFAGGQSSLALYVFQQAGDASKYAPARAWTAALTLVALVLIFTIGAKLLARRNKLTR, from the coding sequence ATGACGCCGGACAACATCCGCAGCCGTACCTTCCCGCTCGCGGCCAACCTCGGCGTCGCCGCCGGCGCGCTGGTGCTGGCGGCCGCCGTGGTGCTCGGCACCGGCATCGGCAACTGGGTGCTGGTCGTCGTCCTGGCCGGCGTGCTCTACCTGGTCGGCCTGAACATCTTCGCCGCCCGGGTGGAGGGCAAGCGGGCCGCCCGCAACCGGATGTGGCAGGCCATGATCTACACCGCCTGCGTGCTGGCGGTCCTGCCGCTCGCCTCGGTGGTCTGGACACTGGTCTCCAAGGGCCTGGAGCGGCTCGACGGCGACTTCTTCGGCAGCTCGATGGCGAACATCGGCGCCCGCGACGCGAACGGTGGCGCGTACCACGCCATCATCGGCACCCTGGAGCAGGTCGGCATCGCCACCCTGTTCGCCGTGCCGCTCGGCGTGCTCGGCGCGATCTACCTGGTCGAGTACGGCAAGGGCCGGTTCGCCGGCACGGTCCGCTTCTTCGTGGACGTGATGACCGGTATCCCGTCGATCGTGGCCGGCCTGTTCATCCTGTCGTTCTGGGTGCTGATCGTCAGCCCGTGGTTCAACGACGGGAACCCGGAGTACTCCGGCTTCGCGGCCGCGCTGGCGCTGACCGTGCTGATGCTGCCGACCATCGTGCGCTCCACCGAGGAGATGCTGCGCCTGGTGCCCGGTCCGCTGCGGGAGGGCGCGTACGCGCTCGGCGTCCCCCAGTGGAAGACGATCCTCAAGGTCGTCCTCCCGACCGCCGCCCCGGGCATCGTCACCGGCGTCATGCTCGCCATCGCCCGCGCGGCCGGCGAGACGGCCCCGGTGCTGCTGGTCGCGGGTGGTCTCGCCCGGATCAACTTCGACCCGTTCGCCGGCGGTCAGTCCTCGCTGGCGCTCTACGTGTTCCAGCAGGCCGGCGACGCCTCGAAATACGCGCCGGCCCGCGCCTGGACCGCCGCGCTGACGCTGGTCGCGCTCGTGCTGATCTTCACCATCGGCGCCAAGCTGCTCGCCCGCCGCAACAAACTGACCCGGTAA
- a CDS encoding DsrE family protein, with product MLAAMARLLVVKATAGADAPERCNQAFNVATTAATAGVDVSFWLTGESTWFALPGRAAEFQLPHAAPLPDLIEVLLEAGRITACTQCAARRDIGPGDVIPGIRIAGAAVFVEEIMTEGAQALVY from the coding sequence ATGCTGGCCGCTATGGCACGTTTGCTGGTCGTCAAGGCCACCGCCGGCGCCGACGCCCCGGAGCGCTGCAACCAGGCGTTCAACGTGGCGACCACGGCCGCGACCGCCGGGGTCGACGTGTCGTTCTGGCTGACCGGCGAGTCCACCTGGTTCGCCCTGCCCGGCCGGGCCGCCGAGTTCCAGCTCCCGCACGCGGCGCCGCTGCCCGACCTGATCGAGGTGCTGCTCGAAGCCGGCCGGATCACCGCCTGCACGCAGTGCGCCGCCCGCCGCGACATCGGCCCGGGCGACGTGATCCCGGGCATCCGGATCGCCGGCGCCGCCGTCTTCGTCGAGGAGATCATGACCGAGGGCGCGCAGGCCCTCGTCTACTGA
- the sigJ gene encoding RNA polymerase sigma factor SigJ, which yields MPSTAVSEFEVHRSYLTAVAFRILGNRAEAEDAVQEAWLRFAQQPDIRDPRGWLTTVTSRICLDQLNSARVRRTAYPGEWLPVFAVDPDADPALLAERADQVSMALLVVLERLTPEQRVAFVLHDAFGVPFEEVAAVLDTTPASARQHASRGRRAAAEGGIRHTAGTAEQRRVLTAFLVAAESGDFRTLAAVLAPDVVAISDGGGVVRSALRPILGPEKVGRFFHGLFTHRLVDMTQITVEPVLVEGGAAVLLRGQLDGAPFRSVLTVAVDGGRITGIFTQQNPEKVLLGDL from the coding sequence ATGCCGTCGACTGCCGTGTCCGAGTTCGAGGTCCACCGGTCCTATCTGACGGCGGTCGCGTTCCGCATTCTCGGCAACCGGGCCGAGGCCGAGGACGCGGTGCAGGAGGCCTGGCTGCGCTTCGCGCAGCAGCCCGACATCCGGGATCCGCGCGGCTGGCTGACCACGGTCACCTCACGGATCTGCCTGGACCAGCTCAATTCGGCTCGGGTACGCCGGACCGCGTACCCCGGTGAGTGGCTCCCGGTGTTCGCCGTCGACCCGGACGCCGACCCGGCCCTGCTCGCCGAGCGGGCCGACCAGGTCAGCATGGCGCTGCTGGTGGTCCTGGAGCGGCTCACCCCCGAGCAGCGCGTGGCGTTCGTGCTGCACGACGCGTTCGGGGTGCCGTTCGAGGAGGTGGCCGCGGTGCTGGACACCACGCCCGCGTCGGCCCGCCAGCACGCCTCGCGGGGCCGTCGGGCGGCGGCCGAGGGCGGCATCCGGCACACCGCCGGGACGGCCGAGCAGCGGCGGGTGCTGACCGCTTTCCTGGTCGCGGCAGAGAGCGGCGATTTTCGTACGCTGGCCGCGGTCCTGGCCCCGGACGTCGTCGCGATCAGCGACGGCGGCGGGGTGGTGCGCAGCGCGCTGCGGCCGATCCTCGGGCCGGAGAAGGTGGGCCGGTTCTTCCACGGCCTGTTCACCCACCGGCTGGTCGACATGACTCAGATCACGGTCGAGCCGGTGCTGGTCGAGGGCGGCGCGGCGGTGCTGCTGCGCGGGCAGCTGGACGGCGCCCCGTTCCGCTCGGTGCTCACGGTCGCCGTCGACGGCGGGCGGATCACCGGGATCTTCACCCAGCAGAACCCGGAGAAGGTGTTACTGGGTGACCTCTAG
- a CDS encoding NUDIX domain-containing protein, which translates to MKQISCTFVVGAGGALLLQLRDDKAPYYPEVWGLPGGAIEDGETPGEAAARELWEEARIRAEGELTLFARQELPAEGRVKHYFFGRTVATQADVVLGEGAAMVFVPGDEVLGRPFTPGTAEMIARFLGSAEYRAAAGDAA; encoded by the coding sequence GTGAAGCAGATTTCGTGCACGTTCGTGGTCGGGGCCGGTGGGGCGCTGCTCTTGCAGCTGCGGGACGACAAGGCGCCGTATTACCCCGAGGTGTGGGGGCTGCCCGGTGGAGCGATCGAGGACGGGGAGACGCCCGGGGAGGCGGCGGCTCGGGAGCTGTGGGAGGAGGCCCGGATCCGGGCGGAGGGGGAGTTGACCCTCTTCGCGCGGCAGGAGTTGCCGGCGGAGGGGCGGGTCAAGCATTACTTCTTCGGGCGGACGGTGGCTACGCAGGCCGACGTGGTGCTCGGGGAAGGGGCGGCGATGGTGTTCGTGCCGGGGGACGAGGTGCTGGGGCGGCCGTTCACGCCGGGGACCGCGGAGATGATCGCCCGGTTCCTGGGGTCGGCGGAGTATCGGGCCGCGGCGGGGGACGCTGCCTGA
- a CDS encoding DUF402 domain-containing protein, translated as MPSEMVRVIYTKYDGSAHRDYPARRLAEDDLGVWVGVTQGTASVYHGRPSVEQIPFVLLIPHHAWWTGMFNPPPRTSEVYCDITTPARWEGDTVHIVDLDLDVVRRRETNLVELRDEDEFDEHRTLFGYPEDLVGHANAAAQFLLGRLGDGTEPFATHYRKHLLEVTQ; from the coding sequence ATGCCGAGCGAGATGGTCCGGGTCATCTACACGAAGTACGACGGTTCGGCGCATCGCGACTATCCGGCCCGCCGGCTGGCCGAGGACGACCTGGGCGTCTGGGTCGGCGTGACGCAGGGCACCGCGTCGGTCTACCACGGCCGCCCGTCCGTCGAGCAGATCCCGTTCGTCCTGCTCATCCCGCATCACGCCTGGTGGACGGGGATGTTCAACCCGCCGCCGCGGACCAGCGAGGTCTACTGCGACATCACCACCCCGGCCCGCTGGGAGGGTGACACGGTGCACATCGTCGACCTGGACCTGGACGTGGTCCGGCGGCGCGAGACCAACCTGGTCGAGCTCCGTGACGAGGACGAGTTCGACGAGCACCGGACGCTGTTCGGTTACCCGGAGGACCTGGTCGGCCACGCCAATGCGGCCGCTCAGTTCCTGCTCGGCCGGCTGGGCGACGGCACCGAGCCGTTCGCCACGCATTACCGCAAGCACCTGCTAGAGGTCACCCAGTAA
- a CDS encoding FABP family protein yields the protein MSGEQENPLGPPPWLNAPPVDAYPYEDTHDLRVGPDLHPALLGLLPFVGLWRGRGQGGFPAEEDYNFAQEIRISHDGRDFLRFESRAWLLDDESQPLGQALTESGFWRPVLVDGRPGDEMEATMIRPDGVAELYLGKAATTRLEMGTDAVAYTPSGLHVTGGHRLFGIVEAALLYAHEISIDNSPLTPHMSARLLRVGG from the coding sequence GTGAGCGGCGAGCAGGAAAACCCACTGGGCCCGCCGCCGTGGCTGAACGCCCCGCCGGTCGACGCCTACCCCTATGAGGACACCCACGACCTGCGGGTCGGCCCCGACCTGCATCCGGCGCTGCTCGGGCTGCTGCCGTTCGTCGGTCTGTGGCGGGGTCGTGGCCAGGGTGGATTCCCGGCGGAGGAGGACTACAACTTCGCCCAGGAGATCCGGATCAGCCACGACGGGCGGGACTTCCTCCGCTTCGAGTCGCGGGCCTGGCTGCTCGACGACGAGTCGCAGCCGCTGGGGCAGGCGCTCACCGAGTCGGGCTTCTGGCGGCCGGTGCTGGTCGACGGGCGCCCCGGCGACGAGATGGAAGCCACGATGATCCGTCCGGACGGCGTCGCCGAGCTCTATCTGGGCAAGGCGGCGACGACCCGGCTGGAGATGGGGACGGACGCGGTGGCCTACACGCCGTCCGGCCTGCACGTGACGGGTGGGCACCGGCTGTTCGGGATCGTGGAGGCGGCGCTGCTCTACGCGCACGAGATCTCCATCGACAACAGCCCGCTGACCCCGCACATGTCGGCCCGGCTGCTGCGGGTCGGCGGCTGA
- a CDS encoding Gfo/Idh/MocA family protein produces MTGQTVRWGILGLGGIAATFAADLPLVPGAELAAVGSRNQATADAFAERFGFARAHGSYTALAADDGVDVVYVATPHAFHLAAALECVEAGKAVLVEKPITLDLPSAARLIEAARTRGVFLMEAMWMRCNPAVRKAAELVEEGTIGWVSAVHADFGLQGPFAAEHRLRAPELGGGALLDLGVYPIHLAHLFLGLPISVQAWAHLTPERVDEHTGVLLGYQSGAVAALTCSINGASRNAASITGTDGRIDIPPGFMVPRSFTLSRPDKAPETFEFEFPGSGYQFEAAEVQRCLAAGELESPLVSQTTTLEVMNLLDSIREQVGVYYPPGPA; encoded by the coding sequence ATGACCGGACAGACCGTTCGCTGGGGCATCCTCGGGCTCGGCGGGATCGCCGCCACCTTCGCCGCCGACCTCCCGCTGGTGCCGGGGGCCGAGCTGGCCGCCGTCGGCTCGCGCAACCAGGCGACCGCCGACGCCTTCGCGGAGCGCTTCGGGTTCGCCCGGGCACACGGCTCGTACACCGCGCTGGCCGCCGACGACGGGGTGGACGTGGTCTACGTCGCCACCCCGCACGCCTTCCACCTGGCCGCCGCGCTGGAGTGCGTCGAGGCCGGCAAGGCGGTGCTGGTGGAGAAACCGATCACCCTGGACCTGCCGTCCGCGGCCCGGCTGATCGAGGCGGCCCGGACCCGCGGGGTGTTCCTCATGGAGGCCATGTGGATGCGCTGCAACCCGGCCGTCCGCAAGGCCGCCGAGCTGGTCGAGGAGGGCACGATCGGCTGGGTGAGCGCGGTGCACGCGGACTTCGGCCTCCAGGGCCCGTTCGCCGCCGAGCACCGGCTGCGCGCCCCCGAGCTGGGCGGTGGCGCACTGCTCGACCTGGGCGTCTACCCGATCCACCTGGCCCACCTCTTCCTCGGGCTGCCGATCTCGGTGCAGGCCTGGGCACACCTGACCCCGGAGCGGGTGGACGAGCACACCGGGGTCCTGCTCGGCTATCAGTCCGGCGCGGTCGCCGCCCTGACGTGCAGCATCAACGGCGCCAGCCGCAACGCCGCGTCGATCACCGGCACCGACGGCCGCATCGACATCCCGCCCGGCTTCATGGTCCCGCGCTCGTTCACTCTCAGCCGCCCGGACAAGGCCCCGGAGACGTTCGAGTTCGAGTTCCCGGGCAGCGGCTACCAGTTCGAGGCGGCCGAGGTCCAGCGCTGCCTGGCGGCGGGTGAGCTGGAGAGCCCGCTGGTCTCGCAGACGACGACGCTGGAGGTCATGAACCTCCTCGACTCCATCCGCGAGCAGGTCGGCGTCTACTACCCGCCCGGCCCCGCCTGA
- a CDS encoding inorganic phosphate transporter — protein MSPELVAVLAVIAVAMVFDYTNGFHDAANAIATSVSTRALTPRVALAMAAVGNFVGAHLGTKVAQTVGEGLVHLPIGVPSLGVVFAGVLGAIAWNLITWYFGLPSSSSHALFGGLVGATLVAGIGAVQWATIVKKVLIPMVLSPVVGLVLGFVAMIALMWTFRRGHPGRLNRGFRGAQTVSAAAMAIGHGTQDAAKTMGIVVLALYTGGFQDDTTHIPQWVYWASATMLAAGTYTGGWRIIRTLGRKIIDLGPSEGFAAETVASAVLYFNAWVLKAPISTTHTITSAIMGVGATKRLSAVRWNVAGNIVIAWITTFPAAALLACLMYFVCRPLFS, from the coding sequence GTGTCTCCGGAACTCGTCGCCGTCCTGGCGGTGATCGCCGTCGCGATGGTGTTCGACTACACCAACGGCTTCCACGACGCGGCGAACGCGATCGCGACCAGTGTCAGCACCCGCGCCCTCACCCCGCGGGTCGCCCTCGCCATGGCCGCCGTCGGCAACTTCGTCGGCGCGCACCTGGGCACCAAGGTCGCCCAGACCGTCGGCGAGGGGCTGGTCCACCTGCCGATCGGCGTCCCCAGCCTGGGCGTCGTCTTCGCCGGCGTGCTCGGCGCCATCGCCTGGAACCTGATCACCTGGTACTTCGGCCTGCCGTCCAGCTCGTCGCACGCGCTGTTCGGCGGCCTGGTCGGCGCCACCCTGGTGGCCGGCATCGGCGCCGTCCAGTGGGCCACCATCGTGAAGAAGGTCCTGATCCCGATGGTGCTCTCCCCCGTGGTCGGGCTGGTCCTCGGCTTCGTCGCGATGATCGCGCTGATGTGGACGTTCCGCCGCGGCCACCCGGGCCGGCTCAACCGCGGCTTCCGCGGCGCCCAGACCGTCTCCGCCGCCGCGATGGCGATCGGGCACGGCACCCAGGACGCGGCCAAGACCATGGGCATCGTGGTGCTGGCGCTCTACACCGGCGGTTTCCAGGACGACACCACACACATCCCGCAGTGGGTCTACTGGGCGTCCGCCACGATGCTGGCGGCCGGCACCTACACCGGCGGCTGGCGGATCATCCGCACCCTGGGCCGCAAAATCATCGACCTGGGCCCGTCCGAGGGCTTCGCCGCCGAGACGGTGGCCAGCGCGGTCCTGTACTTCAACGCCTGGGTCCTCAAGGCGCCCATCTCCACAACACACACCATCACCTCGGCCATCATGGGCGTGGGCGCCACCAAACGCCTCAGCGCCGTCCGCTGGAACGTCGCCGGCAACATCGTCATCGCCTGGATCACCACGTTCCCCGCCGCCGCCCTGCTGGCCTGCCTCATGTACTTCGTCTGCCGCCCCCTGTTCTCCTGA
- the pstB gene encoding phosphate ABC transporter ATP-binding protein PstB gives MAKRIEASNVSSYYGSFKAIDNVSMVVEPKTITALIGPSGCGKSTFLRSINRMHEVLPNARIEGRLTIDDQNIYDQDVDITAVRRMIGMVFQRPNPFPTMSIYENAVAGLRLNGVKKKSILDNAAEQSLRSANLWDEVKDRLDRPGAGLSGGQQQRLCIARTIAVEPQVVLMDEPCSALDPISTLAIEDLMFKLKDRFTIIIVTHNMQQAARVSDKTGFFSIDKTGEPGRLIEYADTQKIFSNPSQKKTEDYITGRFG, from the coding sequence ATGGCCAAGCGCATCGAGGCGAGCAACGTCTCCTCCTACTACGGTTCCTTCAAGGCGATCGACAACGTCTCGATGGTCGTCGAGCCGAAGACCATCACCGCCCTGATCGGCCCGTCCGGCTGCGGCAAGTCGACCTTCCTCCGGTCGATCAACCGCATGCACGAGGTCCTGCCGAACGCCCGGATCGAGGGCCGCCTCACCATCGACGACCAGAACATCTACGACCAGGACGTGGACATCACGGCCGTGCGCCGCATGATCGGCATGGTCTTCCAGCGGCCCAACCCGTTCCCGACCATGTCGATCTACGAGAACGCGGTCGCCGGGCTCCGCCTCAACGGCGTGAAGAAGAAGTCGATCCTGGACAACGCCGCCGAGCAGTCGCTGCGCTCGGCGAACCTCTGGGACGAGGTCAAGGACCGCCTGGACCGCCCGGGCGCCGGCCTCTCCGGCGGTCAGCAGCAGCGCCTCTGCATCGCCCGCACCATCGCGGTCGAGCCGCAGGTCGTGCTGATGGACGAGCCGTGTTCCGCGCTCGACCCGATCTCGACGCTGGCGATCGAGGACCTGATGTTCAAGCTGAAGGACCGCTTCACGATCATCATCGTCACGCACAACATGCAGCAGGCCGCCCGGGTCAGCGACAAGACCGGCTTCTTCTCGATCGACAAGACCGGCGAGCCCGGCCGACTGATCGAGTACGCCGACACGCAGAAGATCTTCAGCAACCCGTCGCAGAAGAAGACCGAGGACTACATCACCGGCCGCTTCGGCTGA
- a CDS encoding DUF47 domain-containing protein: MKFSFRPVEGVFYDLFTKASLNLVKGTELLNELALPGVDVQSVSERLSDVEHDSDAITHELYKKINSTFITPFDRADIYSLGSQLDDVMDHLEAVGNLLYLYGLTELPSLPREMHELITVLDQQAKITSDAMPRLRSMKGLEEYWIEINRLENDGDRAYRMLLVRLFSGEYDALTVLKMKEVADELEAACDAFEHVANTIETIAVKES; encoded by the coding sequence GTGAAGTTCTCATTCCGTCCCGTCGAGGGCGTCTTCTACGACCTCTTCACCAAGGCCTCGTTGAACCTGGTGAAGGGCACCGAGCTGCTCAACGAGCTGGCTCTGCCCGGCGTGGACGTCCAGTCGGTCAGTGAACGGCTGAGCGACGTCGAGCACGACAGCGACGCGATCACCCACGAGCTCTACAAAAAGATCAACTCCACCTTCATCACGCCGTTCGACCGGGCCGACATCTACTCGCTCGGCTCCCAGCTGGACGACGTGATGGACCACCTGGAGGCGGTCGGCAACCTGCTCTACCTCTACGGCCTGACCGAGCTGCCGTCGCTGCCCCGGGAGATGCACGAGCTGATCACGGTGCTCGACCAGCAGGCGAAAATCACGTCGGACGCGATGCCCCGGCTGCGCTCGATGAAGGGTCTCGAGGAGTACTGGATCGAGATCAACCGCTTGGAGAACGACGGCGATCGCGCCTACCGGATGCTGCTGGTCCGCCTCTTCTCCGGGGAGTACGACGCACTGACCGTCCTGAAGATGAAGGAGGTCGCCGACGAGCTGGAGGCGGCCTGCGACGCGTTCGAGCACGTGGCGAACACGATCGAGACCATAGCGGTCAAGGAGTCGTAA